The Sphaeramia orbicularis chromosome 16, fSphaOr1.1, whole genome shotgun sequence genome window below encodes:
- the adam15 gene encoding disintegrin and metalloproteinase domain-containing protein 15 isoform X8, translating into MNRAAAALVPVLLLLSGRAAFTAARSLNPPQDGDGGALAETGQTDRTDSLTAPVSGKGGNRRRFLLQKTRPFILIDGRRQSLTEALQDSHPDRLQCGLEFGGRLYILDLEKNRGLLPKPPNIFYYLPNGTGVSVRAHPVTHCYYHGSVRGFPQSRVALSTCSGLRGVIAINSTLSFELQPQEDEEEEEERGGDIGGAGSGSSSGGGGGGGGGEDGVHLLYSTSPLEGDGAGGCGVSHTAVPPIHSSTHSHRRKRDILSETKYIELVLVADHQEFLNYQKNNKTIIYRMLDVANQVDWFYRSLNVRVALTGLEIWSDRDKIQVEKNPTDTLNNFLEWRTRELLPRLRHDNAQLVMGGSFDGTTVGMASQSSMCSRDRSGGVNVDHLVSVLGVASTVAHELGHNLGMSHDTAERHCSCQNEPRLGGCIMEPSTGFMPGQQFSSCSAADLSVSLLHGGGMCLFNVPQPERLLGGPRCGNLYVEKGEQCDCGLLEECEDPCCNASTCQLVPGAQCSSDGICCQDCKLRSAGSICREPLGECDLPEFCTGSSPYCPPNVFVQNGEPCEDSASYCYGGVCTSMNSQCQTLWGPNATSAPAVCFSSVNKQGNKYGNCGQMANGSYIPCANSDVHCGRIQCQGGRDRPLLGTNAEIITVRFNNSDLTCRGTLFHLGDDVSDPAIVAQGTACGPGKACLNQKCQDISVFGVDECHGKCNSHGVCNSNKNCHCDVGWAPPDCRYSGLGGSVDSGPATAASESDPVRVALLVIFFFIVPVVLLFLALRFPRFRRCLLCVGVNSPFHKARQHNRVTHCEMWGLHFDPAHVSRTPAMERVDDRNGEQVRPLRYHLNTQTEIPLTPPQKEVPVPLKPIVPKKPRSLAPLAPPPPPHHPGHAPNIKPTQNAAVAPAAVPNRRPPLPPIRPRMPCKVDSSPPL; encoded by the exons ATGAACAGAGCCGCCGCTGCTCTGGTCccggtgctgctgctgctcagcGGCCGAGCGGCGTTCACTGCCGCCCGGTCCCTGAACCCACCGCAGGATGGGGATGGAGGGGCTCTGGCAGAGACCGGACAGACGGACAGGACCGACAGTCTGACCGCCCCGGTGTCAGGTAAAG GTGGTAACAGACGCCGTTTCCTGCTGCAGAAAACCCGTCCTTTCATTCTGATCGATGGACGGAGACAAAGCCTCACCGAAGCTTTACAG GACAGTCATCCTGACCGACTGCAGTGTGGTTTGGAGTTTGGGGGACGACTCTACATATTGGACCTGGAGAAGAACCG AGGTCTGCTTCCCAAACCTCCAAACATCTTCTACTACCTGCCCAATGGCACTGGTGTGTCTGTCAGAGCTCATCCTGTG ACTCACTGTTACTACCATGGCAGTGTCCGAGGATTTCCTCAGTCCAGAGTAGCTTTGAGCACCTGCTCCGGCCTCCG TGGTGTCATCGCCATCAACTCTACTCTGAGCTTCGAGCTGCAGCCacaagaggatgaagaggaggaggaggagaggggaggggacaTTGGAGGAGCAGGAAGTGGAAGCagcagtggaggaggaggaggaggaggaggaggtgaagatgGAGTCCACCTGTTGTACTCCACTAGTCCTCTGGAGGGTGACGGCGCTGGAGGCTGTGGGGTTTCACACACTGCTGTCCCTCCCATTCACAGCTCCACACATTCACACAGG AGGAAGAGAGACATCCTGTCTGAGACCAAATACATCGAGCTGGTGCTGGTGGCCGATCACCAGGAG TTTCTAAATTACCAGAAGAACAACAAGACCATCATCTACCGCATGCTGGATGTGGCCAACCAGGTGGACTGG TTTTACCGTTCTCTTAATGTTCGTGTGGCCTTGACGGGTCTGGAGATCTGGAGCGACCGCGATAAGATCCAGGTTGAAAAGAATCCAACGGACACGCTCAACAACTTCCTGGAGTGGAGAACCAGAGAGCTGCTGCCACGCCTTCGCCATGACAACGCCCAACTCGTCAT GGGCGGGTCTTTTGATGGGACCACAGTTGGAATGGCATCGCAGTCGTCAATGTGCTCCAGAGACAGATCAGGTGGAGTCAATGTG GATCACCTGGTCAGTGTTTTAGGCGTGGCCTCGACCGTTGCTCATGAACTGGGTCATAACCTGGGGATGAGCCATGACACCGCAGAGCGACACTGCTCCTGTCAGAATGAACCACGGCTCGGTGGATGCATCATGGAACCTTCAActgg GTTCATGCCAGGGCAGCAGTTCAGCAGTTGCAGTGCTGCAGATCTGTCGGTCAGTCTGCTTCACGGAGGAGGGATGTGTCTGTTCAACGTACCGCAGCCTGAGCGTCTCCTGGGAGGACCGCGATGTGGAAACCTGTACGTGGAGAAAGGAGAGCAGTGCGACTGTGGCCTGTTAGAG GAGTGTGAGGATCCCTGCTGTAACGCCTCCACCTGTCAGCTGGTACCTGGAGCTCAGTGCTCCTCCGATGGCATCTGCTGCCAAGACTGTAAG CTTCGGTCCGCTGGCTCCATCTGCCGTGAACCCCTCGGAGAATGTGACCTCCCCGAGTTCTGCACTGGCTCCTCCCCTTACTGCCCCCCCAACGTCTTTGTGCAGAACGGAGAACCCTGTGAGGACAGCGCCTCCTACTGCTATGGAGGAGTCTGCACCAGCATGAACAGCCAGTGTCAGACACTGTGGGGAccca ATGCTACCAGTGCTCCAGCCGTCTGTTTCTCATCAGTGAACAAACAGGGAAATAAATATGGAAACTGTGGTCAAATGGCCAACGGATCATACATCCCCTGTGCAAACTC tgatgtgcattgtgggaggaTCCAGTGTCAGGGAGGACGTGATCGCCCCCTGCTGGGCACTAACGCAGAGATTATCACAGTACGCTTCAACAACAGCGACCTAACCTGTAGAGGAACTCTCTTCCACCTGGGAGACGACGTGTCTGACCCGGCCATCGTAGCCCAAGGCACTGCATGTGGACCAGGAAAG GCCTGTTTGAACCAGAAGTGTCAGGATATCTCTGTGTTCGGGGTGGACGAATGTCATGGGAAGTGCAACAGTCATGGG gTGTGTAACAGTAATAAGAACTGCCACTGTGACGTGGGCTGGGCTCCTCCTGACTGCAGGTATTCAGGTCTGGGGGGCAGTGTGGACAGCGGACCGGCTACTGCTGCATCAG AGTCGGACCCAGTTCGCGTGGCTCTACtggtcatcttcttcttcattgtGCCTGTGGTGCTCCTCTTCCTCGCCCTTCGCTTCCCTCGGTTTCGgcggtgtctgctctgtgtgGGAGTCAACAGTCCGTTTCATAAAGCACGGCAACACAACCG TGTGACTCACTGTGAGATGTGGGGTTTGCATTTCGACCCGGCCCACGTCTCCAG gACTCCCGCGATGGAACGAGTCGATGATAGAAATGGAGAGCAGGTCCGACCGCTGAGATACCACCTGAACACGCAGACTGAAATCCCTCTGACCCCACCCCAAAAAGAG GTTCCTGTTCCACTCAAACCCATTGTGCCTAAGAAGCCCCGCTCACTGGCTCCTCTGGCCCCGCCTCCTCCCCCTCATCACCCAGGTCACGCCCCCAACATCAAACCAACGCAAAACGCCGCTGTCGCACCTGCAGCTGTCCCAAACAG acgccctcctcttcctcccataCGACCCAGAATGCCTTGCAAAGTGGACTCGTCTCCGCCGCTGTGA
- the adam15 gene encoding disintegrin and metalloproteinase domain-containing protein 15 isoform X1: protein MNRAAAALVPVLLLLSGRAAFTAARSLNPPQDGDGGALAETGQTDRTDSLTAPVSGKGGNRRRFLLQKTRPFILIDGRRQSLTEALQDSHPDRLQCGLEFGGRLYILDLEKNRGLLPKPPNIFYYLPNGTGVSVRAHPVTHCYYHGSVRGFPQSRVALSTCSGLRGVIAINSTLSFELQPQEDEEEEEERGGDIGGAGSGSSSGGGGGGGGGEDGVHLLYSTSPLEGDGAGGCGVSHTAVPPIHSSTHSHRRKRDILSETKYIELVLVADHQEFLNYQKNNKTIIYRMLDVANQVDWFYRSLNVRVALTGLEIWSDRDKIQVEKNPTDTLNNFLEWRTRELLPRLRHDNAQLVMGGSFDGTTVGMASQSSMCSRDRSGGVNVDHLVSVLGVASTVAHELGHNLGMSHDTAERHCSCQNEPRLGGCIMEPSTGFMPGQQFSSCSAADLSVSLLHGGGMCLFNVPQPERLLGGPRCGNLYVEKGEQCDCGLLEECEDPCCNASTCQLVPGAQCSSDGICCQDCKLRSAGSICREPLGECDLPEFCTGSSPYCPPNVFVQNGEPCEDSASYCYGGVCTSMNSQCQTLWGPNATSAPAVCFSSVNKQGNKYGNCGQMANGSYIPCANSDVHCGRIQCQGGRDRPLLGTNAEIITVRFNNSDLTCRGTLFHLGDDVSDPAIVAQGTACGPGKACLNQKCQDISVFGVDECHGKCNSHGVCNSNKNCHCDVGWAPPDCRYSGLGGSVDSGPATAASESDPVRVALLVIFFFIVPVVLLFLALRFPRFRRCLLCVGVNSPFHKARQHNRVTHCEMWGLHFDPAHVSRTPAMERVDDRNGEQVRPLRYHLNTQTEIPLTPPQKEVHDRPAPPTKPLPPDPALKPPQQSAKQRPAPPTKPLPPDPPTPANQPLVSRPAPPNKPLPPDPVSPAQVPVPLKPIVPKKPRSLAPLAPPPPPHHPGHAPNIKPTQNAAVAPAAVPNRRPPLPPIRPRMPCKVDSSPPL from the exons ATGAACAGAGCCGCCGCTGCTCTGGTCccggtgctgctgctgctcagcGGCCGAGCGGCGTTCACTGCCGCCCGGTCCCTGAACCCACCGCAGGATGGGGATGGAGGGGCTCTGGCAGAGACCGGACAGACGGACAGGACCGACAGTCTGACCGCCCCGGTGTCAGGTAAAG GTGGTAACAGACGCCGTTTCCTGCTGCAGAAAACCCGTCCTTTCATTCTGATCGATGGACGGAGACAAAGCCTCACCGAAGCTTTACAG GACAGTCATCCTGACCGACTGCAGTGTGGTTTGGAGTTTGGGGGACGACTCTACATATTGGACCTGGAGAAGAACCG AGGTCTGCTTCCCAAACCTCCAAACATCTTCTACTACCTGCCCAATGGCACTGGTGTGTCTGTCAGAGCTCATCCTGTG ACTCACTGTTACTACCATGGCAGTGTCCGAGGATTTCCTCAGTCCAGAGTAGCTTTGAGCACCTGCTCCGGCCTCCG TGGTGTCATCGCCATCAACTCTACTCTGAGCTTCGAGCTGCAGCCacaagaggatgaagaggaggaggaggagaggggaggggacaTTGGAGGAGCAGGAAGTGGAAGCagcagtggaggaggaggaggaggaggaggaggtgaagatgGAGTCCACCTGTTGTACTCCACTAGTCCTCTGGAGGGTGACGGCGCTGGAGGCTGTGGGGTTTCACACACTGCTGTCCCTCCCATTCACAGCTCCACACATTCACACAGG AGGAAGAGAGACATCCTGTCTGAGACCAAATACATCGAGCTGGTGCTGGTGGCCGATCACCAGGAG TTTCTAAATTACCAGAAGAACAACAAGACCATCATCTACCGCATGCTGGATGTGGCCAACCAGGTGGACTGG TTTTACCGTTCTCTTAATGTTCGTGTGGCCTTGACGGGTCTGGAGATCTGGAGCGACCGCGATAAGATCCAGGTTGAAAAGAATCCAACGGACACGCTCAACAACTTCCTGGAGTGGAGAACCAGAGAGCTGCTGCCACGCCTTCGCCATGACAACGCCCAACTCGTCAT GGGCGGGTCTTTTGATGGGACCACAGTTGGAATGGCATCGCAGTCGTCAATGTGCTCCAGAGACAGATCAGGTGGAGTCAATGTG GATCACCTGGTCAGTGTTTTAGGCGTGGCCTCGACCGTTGCTCATGAACTGGGTCATAACCTGGGGATGAGCCATGACACCGCAGAGCGACACTGCTCCTGTCAGAATGAACCACGGCTCGGTGGATGCATCATGGAACCTTCAActgg GTTCATGCCAGGGCAGCAGTTCAGCAGTTGCAGTGCTGCAGATCTGTCGGTCAGTCTGCTTCACGGAGGAGGGATGTGTCTGTTCAACGTACCGCAGCCTGAGCGTCTCCTGGGAGGACCGCGATGTGGAAACCTGTACGTGGAGAAAGGAGAGCAGTGCGACTGTGGCCTGTTAGAG GAGTGTGAGGATCCCTGCTGTAACGCCTCCACCTGTCAGCTGGTACCTGGAGCTCAGTGCTCCTCCGATGGCATCTGCTGCCAAGACTGTAAG CTTCGGTCCGCTGGCTCCATCTGCCGTGAACCCCTCGGAGAATGTGACCTCCCCGAGTTCTGCACTGGCTCCTCCCCTTACTGCCCCCCCAACGTCTTTGTGCAGAACGGAGAACCCTGTGAGGACAGCGCCTCCTACTGCTATGGAGGAGTCTGCACCAGCATGAACAGCCAGTGTCAGACACTGTGGGGAccca ATGCTACCAGTGCTCCAGCCGTCTGTTTCTCATCAGTGAACAAACAGGGAAATAAATATGGAAACTGTGGTCAAATGGCCAACGGATCATACATCCCCTGTGCAAACTC tgatgtgcattgtgggaggaTCCAGTGTCAGGGAGGACGTGATCGCCCCCTGCTGGGCACTAACGCAGAGATTATCACAGTACGCTTCAACAACAGCGACCTAACCTGTAGAGGAACTCTCTTCCACCTGGGAGACGACGTGTCTGACCCGGCCATCGTAGCCCAAGGCACTGCATGTGGACCAGGAAAG GCCTGTTTGAACCAGAAGTGTCAGGATATCTCTGTGTTCGGGGTGGACGAATGTCATGGGAAGTGCAACAGTCATGGG gTGTGTAACAGTAATAAGAACTGCCACTGTGACGTGGGCTGGGCTCCTCCTGACTGCAGGTATTCAGGTCTGGGGGGCAGTGTGGACAGCGGACCGGCTACTGCTGCATCAG AGTCGGACCCAGTTCGCGTGGCTCTACtggtcatcttcttcttcattgtGCCTGTGGTGCTCCTCTTCCTCGCCCTTCGCTTCCCTCGGTTTCGgcggtgtctgctctgtgtgGGAGTCAACAGTCCGTTTCATAAAGCACGGCAACACAACCG TGTGACTCACTGTGAGATGTGGGGTTTGCATTTCGACCCGGCCCACGTCTCCAG gACTCCCGCGATGGAACGAGTCGATGATAGAAATGGAGAGCAGGTCCGACCGCTGAGATACCACCTGAACACGCAGACTGAAATCCCTCTGACCCCACCCCAAAAAGAG GTTCATGACAGACCTGCTCCTCCCACTAAGCCACTCCCCCCTGACCCCGCTCTAAAACCCCCTCAGCAG TCGGCTAAACAGCGCCCGGCCCCCCCCACCAAGCCTCTGCCccctgacccccccaccccagccaATCAG CCGCTGGTGAGTCGACCAGCCCCGCCCAACAAGCCACTCCCCCCTGACCCCGTGTCACCTGCGCAG GTTCCTGTTCCACTCAAACCCATTGTGCCTAAGAAGCCCCGCTCACTGGCTCCTCTGGCCCCGCCTCCTCCCCCTCATCACCCAGGTCACGCCCCCAACATCAAACCAACGCAAAACGCCGCTGTCGCACCTGCAGCTGTCCCAAACAG acgccctcctcttcctcccataCGACCCAGAATGCCTTGCAAAGTGGACTCGTCTCCGCCGCTGTGA
- the adam15 gene encoding disintegrin and metalloproteinase domain-containing protein 15 isoform X6, giving the protein MNRAAAALVPVLLLLSGRAAFTAARSLNPPQDGDGGALAETGQTDRTDSLTAPVSGKGGNRRRFLLQKTRPFILIDGRRQSLTEALQDSHPDRLQCGLEFGGRLYILDLEKNRGLLPKPPNIFYYLPNGTGVSVRAHPVTHCYYHGSVRGFPQSRVALSTCSGLRGVIAINSTLSFELQPQEDEEEEEERGGDIGGAGSGSSSGGGGGGGGGEDGVHLLYSTSPLEGDGAGGCGVSHTAVPPIHSSTHSHRRKRDILSETKYIELVLVADHQEFLNYQKNNKTIIYRMLDVANQVDWFYRSLNVRVALTGLEIWSDRDKIQVEKNPTDTLNNFLEWRTRELLPRLRHDNAQLVMGGSFDGTTVGMASQSSMCSRDRSGGVNVDHLVSVLGVASTVAHELGHNLGMSHDTAERHCSCQNEPRLGGCIMEPSTGFMPGQQFSSCSAADLSVSLLHGGGMCLFNVPQPERLLGGPRCGNLYVEKGEQCDCGLLEECEDPCCNASTCQLVPGAQCSSDGICCQDCKLRSAGSICREPLGECDLPEFCTGSSPYCPPNVFVQNGEPCEDSASYCYGGVCTSMNSQCQTLWGPNATSAPAVCFSSVNKQGNKYGNCGQMANGSYIPCANSDVHCGRIQCQGGRDRPLLGTNAEIITVRFNNSDLTCRGTLFHLGDDVSDPAIVAQGTACGPGKACLNQKCQDISVFGVDECHGKCNSHGVCNSNKNCHCDVGWAPPDCRYSGLGGSVDSGPATAASESDPVRVALLVIFFFIVPVVLLFLALRFPRFRRCLLCVGVNSPFHKARQHNRVTHCEMWGLHFDPAHVSRTPAMERVDDRNGEQVRPLRYHLNTQTEIPLTPPQKESAKQRPAPPTKPLPPDPPTPANQPLVSRPAPPNKPLPPDPVSPAQVPVPLKPIVPKKPRSLAPLAPPPPPHHPGHAPNIKPTQNAAVAPAAVPNRRPPLPPIRPRMPCKVDSSPPL; this is encoded by the exons ATGAACAGAGCCGCCGCTGCTCTGGTCccggtgctgctgctgctcagcGGCCGAGCGGCGTTCACTGCCGCCCGGTCCCTGAACCCACCGCAGGATGGGGATGGAGGGGCTCTGGCAGAGACCGGACAGACGGACAGGACCGACAGTCTGACCGCCCCGGTGTCAGGTAAAG GTGGTAACAGACGCCGTTTCCTGCTGCAGAAAACCCGTCCTTTCATTCTGATCGATGGACGGAGACAAAGCCTCACCGAAGCTTTACAG GACAGTCATCCTGACCGACTGCAGTGTGGTTTGGAGTTTGGGGGACGACTCTACATATTGGACCTGGAGAAGAACCG AGGTCTGCTTCCCAAACCTCCAAACATCTTCTACTACCTGCCCAATGGCACTGGTGTGTCTGTCAGAGCTCATCCTGTG ACTCACTGTTACTACCATGGCAGTGTCCGAGGATTTCCTCAGTCCAGAGTAGCTTTGAGCACCTGCTCCGGCCTCCG TGGTGTCATCGCCATCAACTCTACTCTGAGCTTCGAGCTGCAGCCacaagaggatgaagaggaggaggaggagaggggaggggacaTTGGAGGAGCAGGAAGTGGAAGCagcagtggaggaggaggaggaggaggaggaggtgaagatgGAGTCCACCTGTTGTACTCCACTAGTCCTCTGGAGGGTGACGGCGCTGGAGGCTGTGGGGTTTCACACACTGCTGTCCCTCCCATTCACAGCTCCACACATTCACACAGG AGGAAGAGAGACATCCTGTCTGAGACCAAATACATCGAGCTGGTGCTGGTGGCCGATCACCAGGAG TTTCTAAATTACCAGAAGAACAACAAGACCATCATCTACCGCATGCTGGATGTGGCCAACCAGGTGGACTGG TTTTACCGTTCTCTTAATGTTCGTGTGGCCTTGACGGGTCTGGAGATCTGGAGCGACCGCGATAAGATCCAGGTTGAAAAGAATCCAACGGACACGCTCAACAACTTCCTGGAGTGGAGAACCAGAGAGCTGCTGCCACGCCTTCGCCATGACAACGCCCAACTCGTCAT GGGCGGGTCTTTTGATGGGACCACAGTTGGAATGGCATCGCAGTCGTCAATGTGCTCCAGAGACAGATCAGGTGGAGTCAATGTG GATCACCTGGTCAGTGTTTTAGGCGTGGCCTCGACCGTTGCTCATGAACTGGGTCATAACCTGGGGATGAGCCATGACACCGCAGAGCGACACTGCTCCTGTCAGAATGAACCACGGCTCGGTGGATGCATCATGGAACCTTCAActgg GTTCATGCCAGGGCAGCAGTTCAGCAGTTGCAGTGCTGCAGATCTGTCGGTCAGTCTGCTTCACGGAGGAGGGATGTGTCTGTTCAACGTACCGCAGCCTGAGCGTCTCCTGGGAGGACCGCGATGTGGAAACCTGTACGTGGAGAAAGGAGAGCAGTGCGACTGTGGCCTGTTAGAG GAGTGTGAGGATCCCTGCTGTAACGCCTCCACCTGTCAGCTGGTACCTGGAGCTCAGTGCTCCTCCGATGGCATCTGCTGCCAAGACTGTAAG CTTCGGTCCGCTGGCTCCATCTGCCGTGAACCCCTCGGAGAATGTGACCTCCCCGAGTTCTGCACTGGCTCCTCCCCTTACTGCCCCCCCAACGTCTTTGTGCAGAACGGAGAACCCTGTGAGGACAGCGCCTCCTACTGCTATGGAGGAGTCTGCACCAGCATGAACAGCCAGTGTCAGACACTGTGGGGAccca ATGCTACCAGTGCTCCAGCCGTCTGTTTCTCATCAGTGAACAAACAGGGAAATAAATATGGAAACTGTGGTCAAATGGCCAACGGATCATACATCCCCTGTGCAAACTC tgatgtgcattgtgggaggaTCCAGTGTCAGGGAGGACGTGATCGCCCCCTGCTGGGCACTAACGCAGAGATTATCACAGTACGCTTCAACAACAGCGACCTAACCTGTAGAGGAACTCTCTTCCACCTGGGAGACGACGTGTCTGACCCGGCCATCGTAGCCCAAGGCACTGCATGTGGACCAGGAAAG GCCTGTTTGAACCAGAAGTGTCAGGATATCTCTGTGTTCGGGGTGGACGAATGTCATGGGAAGTGCAACAGTCATGGG gTGTGTAACAGTAATAAGAACTGCCACTGTGACGTGGGCTGGGCTCCTCCTGACTGCAGGTATTCAGGTCTGGGGGGCAGTGTGGACAGCGGACCGGCTACTGCTGCATCAG AGTCGGACCCAGTTCGCGTGGCTCTACtggtcatcttcttcttcattgtGCCTGTGGTGCTCCTCTTCCTCGCCCTTCGCTTCCCTCGGTTTCGgcggtgtctgctctgtgtgGGAGTCAACAGTCCGTTTCATAAAGCACGGCAACACAACCG TGTGACTCACTGTGAGATGTGGGGTTTGCATTTCGACCCGGCCCACGTCTCCAG gACTCCCGCGATGGAACGAGTCGATGATAGAAATGGAGAGCAGGTCCGACCGCTGAGATACCACCTGAACACGCAGACTGAAATCCCTCTGACCCCACCCCAAAAAGAG TCGGCTAAACAGCGCCCGGCCCCCCCCACCAAGCCTCTGCCccctgacccccccaccccagccaATCAG CCGCTGGTGAGTCGACCAGCCCCGCCCAACAAGCCACTCCCCCCTGACCCCGTGTCACCTGCGCAG GTTCCTGTTCCACTCAAACCCATTGTGCCTAAGAAGCCCCGCTCACTGGCTCCTCTGGCCCCGCCTCCTCCCCCTCATCACCCAGGTCACGCCCCCAACATCAAACCAACGCAAAACGCCGCTGTCGCACCTGCAGCTGTCCCAAACAG acgccctcctcttcctcccataCGACCCAGAATGCCTTGCAAAGTGGACTCGTCTCCGCCGCTGTGA